Proteins from a genomic interval of Enterococcus faecium:
- a CDS encoding TetR/AcrR family transcriptional regulator, whose product MNGFEKRAQEKKKEILQAAFDLMNTDIGTAGVTMDKVAENAQVSKATIFKYFGSKEGLIYEVFFAFMNDLGQEAKALIAENLPFEETLIAMSENKIRYLNRVNKQFYIDLMTYYTKKEKKEFSDAMDAYTQESFSIMLDLFHRGRKEGKVDLKYSDEFLILYFQAMVEGISKPEIYAKLLPYTAEWTEVLIKGIAPKKK is encoded by the coding sequence ATGAACGGTTTTGAAAAGAGAGCACAAGAGAAAAAGAAAGAGATTTTACAAGCAGCTTTTGACTTGATGAACACAGACATAGGAACCGCTGGAGTGACAATGGATAAGGTAGCTGAGAACGCTCAGGTAAGTAAAGCGACGATTTTTAAATATTTTGGCAGCAAGGAAGGGCTGATTTATGAAGTATTTTTTGCATTTATGAATGATTTAGGGCAAGAAGCGAAAGCGTTGATTGCGGAAAATCTTCCATTTGAAGAAACACTGATTGCCATGAGTGAAAACAAAATCCGTTATCTCAATCGAGTGAACAAACAATTTTATATCGATTTGATGACATACTATACAAAAAAAGAAAAAAAAGAATTTTCTGACGCGATGGATGCGTATACGCAAGAAAGTTTCAGTATCATGCTTGATCTTTTCCATCGAGGGCGGAAAGAAGGAAAAGTGGATTTGAAATATTCGGATGAGTTCTTGATCCTCTATTTTCAAGCAATGGTAGAAGGAATTTCTAAGCCGGAGATATACGCAAAACTGCTTCCATATACAGCAGAATGGACAGAAGTCCTGATCAAGGGAATCGCACCGAAGAAGAAATAA